One region of Candidatus Zixiibacteriota bacterium genomic DNA includes:
- a CDS encoding MTH1187 family thiamine-binding protein, translating to MLVQFTMFPLDKGESLSQYVAKVVDLIDRSGLPYQTTSTCTLIEGEWEKIFSLIKKCHNTLKKESNRVYTVIIVDDRKGAKNRLKGKVASVEKILKRKISK from the coding sequence ATGTTAGTGCAATTCACGATGTTTCCTCTGGATAAGGGGGAAAGTTTAAGCCAGTATGTTGCCAAGGTAGTTGATCTAATTGACAGAAGCGGACTTCCTTATCAAACGACCTCTACCTGCACCCTAATCGAAGGCGAATGGGAAAAGATTTTCAGCTTAATCAAAAAATGCCATAATACCTTGAAAAAGGAATCCAATAGAGTCTACACAGTGATCATCGTGGATGACCGGAAAGGTGCAAAAAACAGATTAAAGGGAAAAGTGGCATCCGTTGAAAAAATTCTAAAAAGGAAAATAAGCAAGTAA
- a CDS encoding divalent-cation tolerance protein CutA, protein MEDFIIILVTTSSEEEGRKIAQALIEKRFAACVNLIKDIESIYRWKGKISDEREILILIKTRKKLYKSVEEEVKKLHSYEVPEIVALPIISGSKDYLYWIDSET, encoded by the coding sequence GTGGAAGATTTCATTATCATACTGGTAACCACTTCTTCCGAGGAAGAGGGAAGAAAGATAGCTCAGGCTCTGATTGAGAAAAGATTCGCAGCCTGCGTTAATCTTATTAAAGACATAGAATCAATTTACAGATGGAAAGGTAAAATCTCGGATGAAAGAGAGATTTTGATTCTGATTAAAACCAGAAAAAAGCTTTATAAAAGCGTAGAGGAGGAAGTCAAAAAACTTCATTCTTATGAAGTGCCGGAGATAGTTGCCTTACCCATTATTTCTGGCTCAAAGGATTATTTATACTGGATCGATTCCGAGACCTAA
- a CDS encoding DNA-binding protein produces MQYRKFANTYVIRLERGDEIIDSLKTLVEKEEIRGGFFYGLGAVKNVSLGYFDVEKKEYKEKSFEQDFELTSMVGDVAFSGDKIIVHAHVTLAGEDFKVVAGHLNKAAVTATTEIVFNPVEGKLSKKIDPITGLNLMDLKE; encoded by the coding sequence ATGCAATATAGAAAGTTCGCAAATACTTATGTGATCAGGCTGGAAAGAGGAGATGAGATAATCGACTCTTTGAAAACTCTGGTGGAGAAAGAGGAAATAAGAGGAGGATTCTTCTACGGCTTGGGAGCGGTGAAAAATGTCTCTCTGGGTTATTTTGATGTGGAGAAGAAAGAATACAAGGAGAAATCGTTTGAGCAGGATTTTGAGCTGACCAGTATGGTAGGGGATGTGGCATTTTCAGGAGATAAGATCATCGTTCATGCTCACGTTACCCTCGCCGGAGAGGATTTCAAAGTTGTTGCCGGTCATTTGAACAAGGCTGCGGTCACTGCTACCACGGAGATAGTTTTCAATCCGGTTGAGGGGAAGCTCTCTAAAAAAATCGACCCGATAACAGGTCTCAACCTTATGGATTTGAAAGAGTGA
- a CDS encoding SAM-dependent chlorinase/fluorinase, giving the protein MQPSKIVTLTTDFGQAGGYAGAVKGVLLRINPQIKIVDITHEISPFNILEGALLLNSFYQFFPRGTIHLVVVDPGVGGKRKGILVRTDNYFFVGPDNGIFSFIYDREKVREMINLTSSEYFLGKPSSTFHARDIFAPVSAYLSLGVKSGEFGCATQDCYKFRLPTSVHTKDQIKGQIIFIDRFGNLITNISSDLIRGRKKVKIGIKNKKINYLSQYYEEEKKGKLLALIGSSNFLEIAVNQGNAQKLLKAKTGDKVKIEKI; this is encoded by the coding sequence ATGCAGCCCAGTAAAATCGTCACCCTGACTACGGATTTCGGCCAGGCAGGAGGTTATGCCGGTGCAGTCAAAGGAGTGCTCCTAAGAATTAATCCTCAGATCAAGATCGTTGATATAACCCACGAGATATCCCCTTTCAACATCCTGGAAGGAGCACTGCTTTTAAACTCCTTCTATCAGTTTTTCCCCAGAGGAACGATTCATCTGGTGGTAGTCGACCCAGGTGTTGGAGGGAAAAGGAAGGGAATTCTGGTCCGCACTGACAACTACTTCTTCGTAGGACCGGACAATGGAATTTTCAGTTTCATCTATGACCGAGAAAAAGTAAGGGAGATGATCAATCTAACCAGTTCAGAATATTTCCTGGGCAAACCTTCTTCCACCTTCCATGCCAGGGATATCTTCGCGCCGGTATCAGCTTATCTGTCCCTTGGAGTGAAGTCGGGAGAATTCGGTTGCGCAACTCAAGACTGTTATAAATTTAGATTACCCACTTCAGTTCATACGAAAGATCAGATAAAAGGACAGATCATTTTTATCGATAGGTTCGGGAATCTGATTACCAACATAAGTTCAGATTTGATTCGAGGACGCAAAAAAGTTAAGATCGGCATCAAAAATAAGAAGATCAATTACCTCAGTCAATATTATGAAGAAGAAAAAAAGGGGAAGCTTTTAGCATTAATTGGCAGCAGCAACTTCCTGGAGATAGCAGTTAATCAGGGGAACGCTCAAAAGCTTTTAAAAGCTAAAACAGGAGACAAAGTCAAAATTGAGAAAATCTGA